A region of the Callithrix jacchus isolate 240 chromosome 5, calJac240_pri, whole genome shotgun sequence genome:
CTTTTCTCTTAGGAAAGGATCATAATAACTCAAAAACACATGAAGGTTGTCATAAAATGTCAATGAGATAAAGGTGCCTGATCGACAAATAGAAGCATGCTTTTACTTCCAATTAGCctctgttgtatttttttaaatctttgttttgaAATGACTATAGATTAACACTAAGTGGAATAAGACAAACTTCCCTGTACCCTTCAACCGGTTCCCCTCAGTGGTCACTTCTCATAGAACCACAGTACACGTAAAATCCCCAAATCTGACATTGGTACTAAGTTCTAGGGCTCTAATAActagcatggtgactatagttaataacactgTATTGAGAACTTGAAAATTTCTGAAACAGTAGATCCTAGCTGTTCTCactacacacacagaaaataataattatgtgaGGTGATAAGGTATTAACTAATTTGGTTGTGATAATCAtctcacaatatatacatatcaaGGCCTCACGTTGCACACTTGCTATGTACCAAATATTATTTGCCaactatacctcaataaaactgggGAAAAATGAAAGTGCTAAAGTACTAGAAGAAATCATGAGAGATTTCTAAATATAATGCAGACTTATATGAAGCAAAACACACACGctcaccttaaaaagaaaaaaaatacccaattaatgtaaataaaagtgATCTCTACTGAGTGATTGGTAGGCATCAGTCATCAGGGTTCTTCAAGGGTGTGATTCTTTTTTGGAAATACAAGATCTCGAGGAAATCTTAGAGTCATTCTCATACTCCATGAAGGGGCTCACCAGAGTTTTAGCCCTGTAACAGCTCAGAACCTGCTTCTGTTCATACTCACTGAGGAAAAAGGCTCAGGACTGCAATACGATGCTGTGTCTGGGTACATCACAGCCAGTGCAGGCTCAGAACACCAGCCAGTGCTCCAAGCAGGGGTCCACTCACAGAGCCCAGATTGTTATCATCCTGGCTGTGTAGGCCTGGAAATCAGGACCAAGGCAGTAGTAGAAACTGGTTAGCAATATACAGCAGTAGAAAAGGGTTAGGAATATAACAGCATCATATTCCATTTATTAGACTTACATGTAGCTGAGTGCAGAGAGGGAAGCTCAAAGCAATTTCATTCAATTCCCTGTATCTAGTTCTTGCATGTGCCTCAGTCAGCAACAACAGCTCACACAGAAGACCCTCCCCCGATTATCTCTGGAGGCAGCCCGTTTCATAGAGCACCTTCCTCATGGTGAGtcagattttgtttcttcttaggAGCATCCTATCTTCCCTAGCCTGTATCAGCCCATGGCAGCCATCTGGGCAAGTCCCATCTCACGCAGAGCCCCTTCAAGTTGCACTGCCATTGCTTTGCTCCAGTTTTCTCCTTTTTAGGTTAAATCTCCAAATGGTTTCCATTTGTTCGTCACTGATCATAATGCCACTTTCAGAGCAATGTTACATATCATAAACCCCAATTTGTCTGTATCCTTCTGACCTGGTTTGAAATGCATTTTCCAGATGTGTTCTGAATACTCCGTTAGGATTACAAATGCCTCCTCTGCCTTAATAAATGTCCCACTTTTATGAATGTTTCAAGTTTGCCTGCAGGAGTTAACACAGGGTTTGTGGCAGTAAGTGGTCGGCAGCAGGTGTGAACCAGTCCTGAGTTTAGTAGAGTGTGCAGCACCTAGTAGTCTTCAGCATAAACTGCTTCAAGCTCTTATACACGTACAGTGGTTGTTTGTAGACCAGAAGTTCTCAACCTGTCTTTCTACTGCATGCCTGAAGTAATAGGGCTCATTGTGGTGACTCAGGTTGAGCACTgcatatctgaaatgcttggcaCCAGAAGCATTTCAAATTTCAAGCGTTTCAGAGTTGGAATATTCACATTATACTTGCTGAGCATGCCTAATGCAAAAACCTGAAATCCTAAATGCCCTATTGGGCATTTTCTTTGAACATCATGTAGCTTCTCAAAAAGTTTTGGgctttggagcatttcagattttgaattttcagataaGGTGTCCTCAAACTGTAATATTTTATCTGGTGAAAAGGTGCTAGTAGTGGACACAACCTTAGGGTGTGTGCATTGTTAAATAAATACTCCCAATAAATGTAGACATAATTACTCCCCCCCAATCTCATTTGCCATGGCACCATGGTAACAATTAATAACAACTCATTTGATCTACAGTTGGTTCTGATATTTCATCTTGTTAGGTTTGATCCCTTGTGAGAGTGTTTCTGTAGCTTCTCCAACCATGTTCTGCCATTTGGCATACTCACTCTTTCTTACCTTCATGGCCCCCAAATATTTTGAGGAGCATGTTTTATGGAAAGACTCTCACTCAGAAGAGTTGAGATGTCCATAGCTATCCTCAGAGAGACCAGTCCAAACAGGAATTGCTAACCCATGAGCATCCTAAAGTGGAGGGTGACACGTAATTGGAAGAATGTGGCAGAAAGACAGGAAGTTTCTGCCCCTATTCTTGGGTTTCCTTAACACCCAGGTTTGgaggactctgtgtgtgtgtgtgtgtgtgtgtgtgtgtgtgtgtgtgtgtgtgcatgtaataTTCCTAAGGTAAAGGGCCTTAGGAAATAaaggtaaatacatatatatatgtataagtatataacatatataataacaTTACTGAATAtgttattatatatgttatatacttatacatattattaaatacaaatatatattaggAATATATATtggaaatatgtaatatatatattcattaagatataaatatatatagtccTATATTACTTATACATAAagtaatatgtgtatatatatataatatatacatatatatattacccCAAacctgtatatatatgtgtgtgtgtgtgtgtgtgtgtgtgtgtgtgtgtatgtgggtatatttatatatggtgtatatagatatatgtgtgggggaatatgtgtgtatatttacatatggtatatatatatgtggggggatatgtgtgcatatttacatatggtgtatatgtgtgtgtgtgtgtctgtgtgtatttgagtatatttatatatgatgtatatatgtgtgtatgtgtctgtacaTTATATaaggtgtgtatatgtatacgtatatatatatggcaaGGACACTGGGCTCTTTACCTCAGGTTAGCAAGTAAACCTTAGAAATAGAGGCGATGACTCAAGATGCCTGTTAAAGTCAgcaagacaaggaagaaaagtCAAAAGGAAAATCAGCCCCTCGGGCAGAGAGCTGAGAGACCTGAACCCTTTAGTGTATCTCTGTAGCCAATTCCCCCTAAAGTCCCTGAAACTGAGTATTGGAGCGTtatttctcaagaaaaagaagcatcAATAGTCCATGACTTAGATGTCCACCTTAAAACAATTCTGCTTTCCCCATCAGAAAGTCTAGAGAATCGGTTATGATTCATTGCGTGGAAGGGGGCAAAGAATATATCCCAATAGTATTTGTGTTCATGCCGCTGGTTACCTGTTTCACATTCAACCCTTCATTGCCCACTTGATCCGTAACAAACAGGCCATGAAATTAAAGCACACCTTTCTCCTCCTGAGTTACCAAAAGAAAATTATGGGCCTAGAAGAATCAAAATCACCCGAGGTCAGACATAATGTATTAAGGAAAATGAGGCTGCAGCACGTGGTATCTACAAGCAGATGTCACATGGCAGCTCCAGGAGGAAGCTACAGCAAGAGACACCCAAGAGGTTGTTCAAGAAGTGCTGACCTGAGGAATCATAACGTACCAGGGGAAGGAAATAATGCTTTCTTCCATGTTGACAAATGTAACCAGAAAAACAAACCATTTGACTAATTTGATAATTACCTACTTATCAGGACAAACACTAACAAGGAAAGAGTGCTGCATCTGATGACATTGGCCCTTAGCAGGGTATAAAAGAGGATCTGGGGGCAAGGAGACTTCCAAACCTTCCAAACCCACCTTCCTGGAAACCCATCGAGAACCTCCACCCTCTGACACCATGGTCAACTCTTGTTGTGGCTCTGTCTGCTCTGACCAGGGCTGTGGCCTGGAGAACTGCTGCCATCCCAGCTGCTGCCAGACCACCTGCTGccgccccagctgctgtgtgtccagctgctgccgccccagctgctgtgtgtcCAGCTGCTGCAGGCCCCAGTGCTGTCAGACAACCTGCTGCAGGACCACCTGCTGccgccccagctgctgtgtgtccagctgctgccgccccagctgctgtgtgtccagctgctgccgccccagctgctgtgtgtcCAGCTGCTGCAGGCCCCAGTGCTGTCAGACAACCTGCTGCAGGACCACCTGCTGccgccccagctgctgtgtgtccacctgctgccgccccagctgctgtgtgCCCACGTGCTGccgccccagctgctgtgtgtcCAGCTGCTGCAGGCCCCAGTGCTGTCAGACAACCTGCTGCAGGACCACCTGCTGccgccccagctgctgtgtgtccagctgctgccgccccagctgctgtgtgtccagctgctgccgccccagctgctgtgtgtccagctgctgccgccccagctgctgtgtgtcCAGCTGCTGCAGGCCCCagtgctgccagtctctttgctagtAGCCCATCTGCTGCCATACAACCTGTGGCAGGGCCACCTGCTGCCCCAGCTGTTGCATTTCCAACGGCTGCCAGCCTTCCTGCAGTATCTCTAGCAGCAGTAGCTCCTCctgctgtggttccagctactgtaGCCCCTCCTGTGCAACTCCAGTTGCTGCCACCCCAACTGCTGCCAGACCACCTGCTCCCGCCCAACCTGCTCTAGTGGttcatgctgctgctgctctcaTCTGGACTCACCTGATTCTCATCAACCAGCATTCTTGATATAGTTCATCTGTGAGCTGAGTTATGGGAAGCTAGTTAGAAAACTTCAGTTCCAACTGATTCTTAGATTGAATCTGGCCTCCAAATATATGCCCCCCCCCCACATTTTACCTCTGTACCAAAATGAACATAAGTTGTAATTTGTGCTGAAATCTGTCAACTATCTTAATTGAAATATTTGCTATCTGCCAAAATTGCTCATATGCAGCTATTcccttttaaacaaatatttatctaaATAAATCTTAAATAAACTTTTCAGGCATAGAAATATATGGATACTGTGtatcattatttctcttttttgagtgTTGTCATTACCAGTCAATTTTCTGTTGTTCTTCTCTGCAGAGGAGAAGACCACAGCACATATTTTCAGGGGCACCACCTCTATTTCCTCAGCACTCTTCATTCTAAGATACAATGGTGGTTTCCTAGAACAAGCACCTGGAACTCTCTTCTTGCAGAGTTTCTCTAGCCAAGGAGCAAGCTCTGGACTGCAGAGTTGAAGTcccttggaatactatgcagccataaaaaaggatgagttcatgtcctttgcagggacatggatgaatctggaaaccaccattctcagcaaactgacacaagaacagaaaaccaaacaccacatgttctcactcataagtgagtgttgaacaatgagaacacatggacgcagggaggggaacatcacacattggggtctgttgggggatgggggctaGGGGAGCAATAACGGGGCATGTGGAGGTTGGTGAGGgataacattaaaagaaatacctaatgtaggtgacgggggaacGGAgccagcagaccaccatggcatgtgtatacctttgcaacaatcctgcaagatctgtatatgtaccccagaacgtaaagtataataaaacacacacacacacacacacacacacacacacacacacacggcctctTGGGACAGCACTCAACAAAGTGGGGGTTGGTGAACACATGCTCTAGTTATTTCTCCTCCAGTGGGGAACATGTTATACCAGCCTTTCAGAGGTCCTCAGAGAGACCTAATTCCAGCTGCCTACAGGGGTATTCTGATTATTAACTCATCTTGTATCtacttccctccctttcctggaGCATTTTTCATGCTCCATTCAGCAGTTCTTGGGACCACCTCCCACGTATACTCCTGGGTCTGCTCCAGTGGGTACCCAATCTAAGACATCAGTGTTTCTAATCTCAGTATTAGTGTCCttcaagacatttttttcttttttattgacatGTAACAGatgtacatataaaattttgATACATCCATGTAATGTGTAAAGATTCAATCCGGGTAATTGGATTATTCATCATAATTTATCTTTATGCTGGGAACAtctgaattattcttttttagctactttgaaatatttactagattattgttaactatagtcatcctacagttCTATTGAACACTAGGTCATATTTTTCTAACTTATATTTTTACCCATCGATCAACCTCTTTATTTCCCCCAGCCACTCCCCTTTGACTCTGACAACTAGGAATGTATTCTTTATTATCATGAGTTATATTCcattagcaatttttctttctgtgcttggcctATTTCATGTACATAATTAAATCATTGTTGTACAATATCAGTGGTTACCCTGGTATCATGGTCAGTTCTTGAGTATGCTGTCTACTCAATTCAAAAATATTCTGAATAAtcatctccttcttcttcttgctcttcttcttcctcctcttcctcttcttcctcttcttctttcttcccttccccttctcttcctcctcctcctcctcctccttcttcttcttcttcttcctcttcttctgcttcttcctcctcttcttcttctcctcctcctcctcctccgtcttcatccttctccctctccctgtccctgcccctctctctgtgcctgtgcctcttctgcctctccctctcaccatccccccctccccctcccctctcccacccccttcccctctgtctccctttctctcttcttattccTCTTCCCAGTTTTGGCACAGTGATATCTAGACTAGATGtctttaatctctctctctctctctctctctctctctctctctctctctctctctctctctctctctttctctttctctctctcttttgagatggagtctcactctgtcaccctggctggagggcagtggtgccatctcagctcactgcaacctccacccttcaggttcaagtgatcctcccacgtcagccctctgaatagctagaattataggcatgtgccaccacacccagctaatttttgtatttttagtagagacggagtttcaccgtgttggccaggctggtcttgaactcttgacctcaagtgatctatctgcctcagcctccaagagtgctgggattacaggcatgagccatcatgcccagtcgtCAATCTCTTTTTCATCCATATCATTATATctgaagacatacaaatgtccaATAAGCATACAAAATAATGCTCATCATTACTAAATCATCaaacaaatgcaaagaaaaaccacaatgagaaattatcctataccagtcagaatggctgttattaaaaagacagaaataacaatttttttttgtttttatgtttttttttcttttctcttttttttttctttcttattgcattttaggttttggtgtacatgtgcagaacctgtaaaatagttgcataggtacacacatggcagtttgttttgctgccttcctgcccttcacccacatttagcatttctccccaggctatccctccccagctccccctcccactggccctccccattccccccaatagaccccaatgtgtagtacttccttccctgtgtccatgtgttctcattttttctcacccgcctatgagtgagaatatgtggtatttcattttctgttcttgtgtcagtttgctgaggatgatgttctccagattcgtccttgtccctacaaaggacacaaactcatcgtttttgattgctgaatagtattccatggtgtatatgtaccccattttttcagtccagtctatcattgatggacatttttgttggctccaggtctttgctattgtaaacagtgctgcaatgaacattcgtgtgcatgggtccttatagtagaacgatttatagtcctttggatatatacccagtaatgggattgctgggtcaaatggaatttctatttctaaggccttgaggaatcgccacaatgtcttccacaatggttgaactaatttatactcccaccaacagtgtaaaagtgtttctatttctccacatcctctccagcatctgttgtctccagattgtttaatgatcgccattctaactggcgtgagatggtatctcaatgtggttttgatttgcatctctctaatgaccagtgacgatgagcattttttcatatgtttgttggcctcatgtatgtcttcttttgtaaagtgtctgttcatatcctttgcccattattgaatgggcttgtttgtttttttcctgtaaacctgtttgagttatttgtaaattctggatatcagccctttgtcggatgggtaaactgcaaaaattttttcccattctgttggttgccgattcactctagtgactgtttcttttgccgtgcagaagttgtggagtttggttaggtcctatttgtttattttggcttttgttgccaatgcttttcatgttttggtcatgaagtccttgcctactcctatgttctgaatggttttgcctggattttcttctagggtttttatggtgccaggtcttatgtttaagtctttaatccatctggagttaattttagtgtaaggtgtcaggaaggggtccagtttctgctttctgcacatgcctagccagttttcccaacaccatttattaaacagggaatcctttccccattgcttgtttttgtcaggtttatcaaagattgtatggttgtagatttgttgtgttgcctctgatgcctctgttctgttccattggtctatatctctgttttggtaccagtactatgccattttgattactgtagcctagtagtatagtttgaagtttggtagtgtgatgccccccgctgtgttctttttgcttagaattgacgtggctatgcgggttctcttttcgttccatatgaagttcatggtggatttttccagttctgtgaaaaaagtcaatggtagcttgatagggataacgttgattctgtaaattactttgggcagtatagccattttaacaatattgattcttcctaaccatgaacatggaatgtttctccatctgtttgtgtcctctcttattttgttgagcagtggtttgtagttttccttgaataggtcccttacgttctttgtaagttgtattcctaggtattttattctttttgtagcaattgtgaatggcagttcattcttgatttggctctctttaagtctgttattggtgtagaggaatgcttgtgatttttgcacattgattttatatcctgagaccttgctgaagttgcttatcagtttcagcagtttttgggctgaggcgatggggtcttctaggtatactatcatgtcatctgcaaatagagacaatttggcttccacctttcctatttcaataccctttatttctttttcttgcctgattgctctggctagatcttccagtactatattgaataggagtggtgagagagggcatccttgtttagtgccagatttcaaagggaatgcttccagtttttgtccattcagtatgatattggctgttggtttgtcgtaaatagcttttattactttgagatatgttccatcgatactgagtttattgagggtttttggcataaagcgctgttgaattttgtcaaattgagataatcatgtggtttttgtttttggttctgtttatgtggtgaattacgttgatagacttgtgtatgttgaaccagccttgcatccccgggatgaatcctacttgatcatgatgaataagctttttgatgtgctgttgcaatcagcttgccagtattttattgaagatttttgcatctatgttcatcatggatattggcctgaagttttcttttcttgttgagtgtctgccgggttttggtatcaggataatgttggtctcataaaataatttaggaaggattccctctttttggattatttggaatagtttcagaaggaatggaaccagctcctctttgtgtgtctggtagaattcagctgtgaacccatctggaccagggctttttttgtgtggtaggctcttaattgctgcctcgacttcagaccttgttattgctctattcatagtttcagcttcctgctggtttagacttgggaggacacagatgtccaggtgtttatccatttcttccaggtttactagtttatgtgcatatagttgtttgtagtattctctgatgatggtttcaatttctgtggagtctctggtgatttcccctttatcgttttttattgcatctatttggttatctcttttcttttttatcactctggctagtggtctgtctattttcttgatcttttcaaaaaaccagctcttggatttattgattttttgaagggtttttcgtgtctctatcttattcagttcagctctgatctgagttatttcttgtcttctcctagattttgagtttttttgatcttgctcttctagctctttcaattttgacgatagggtgtcaattttggatctctccactcttctcatgtgggcacttattgctgtatattttcctctagagactgctttaaatgtgtcccagagattctggtatgttgtgtcttcattctcattggttttgaagaatttctttatttctgccttcatttcattgtttatccagtcaacattcaagagccagatgttcagtttccatgatattgtgcagttctgagttagtttctgaattctgaattctagcttgattgcactatggtctgagagactgttataatttcagttgttttgcatttgctgaggagtgctttacttccaattatgtggtcagttttagagtaggtgtgatgtggtgctgagaagaatgtatattctgtggatgtctatcaggtttgcttgttccagatgtgagttcaagtcctgaatatccttgttaattttctgtctggttgatctgtctaatattgacagtggagtgttaaagtctcccactattattgtgtgggagtgtaggtctctttgtaagtcgttaagaacttgccttatatatctgggtgctcctgcattgggtccatatatgtttagggtcattagctcttcttgttgtatcgatactTTTGCCATTActtaatgaccttctttgtctcttttaatctttgttgctttaaagtctattttatgagatgaaaattgcaactcctgctttttttttgctctccatttgcttggtaaatctttctccatccctttattttgagcctttgtgtatccttgcatgtgaaatggatttcctgggtacagcacactgatgggttttggcttatTATCCattttcccagtctgtgtcttttgattggtgcatttagcccattttcatttagggttaatattgttatgtgtgaatttgatgctgccattttgatgctagctggctgttttgcccgttagttgttgtagattcttcattatgttgtttctctttagcatttagtgtgattttggaatggctggtactgattgttcctttctatgtgtagtgcctctttcaggagctcttgtaaagcaggcctggtggtgacaaaatctctgagtacttgcttgttttcaaaggattttattttttccttcacttatgaagcttattttggctggatatgaaattctgggttgaaaattcttttctttaaggatgttgaatattggcccccactctcttctggcttgtagtgtttctgctgagagatctgctgtgtgtctgatgggcttccctttgtgggtgacctgacctttctctctggctgaccttagtattttctccttcatttcaaccctggtgaatctgatgattatgtgccttggggttgctcttcttttggaatatctttgtggtgttccctgtatttcctggacttgaatattggcctgccttcctattttggggaaattttcctggataatatactgaagagtattttccagcttggattcattctcttcgtcacattcaggtacacctatcaaacgtaggttaggacTCTTCACAtaatttcacatttcttggagactttcctcattcctttttgtgcttttttctttaatcttggtttctcatttaatttcattgagttgatcttcgacttctgatattttttcttctgcttggtcaattcggctgttgaaacttgtgcatgcttcctgaagttctcgtgttgtgtttttcagctccttcaattcattcatatttctctctaagttgtttattcttgttatcatttcctctaatcttttttcaaggttcttagtttctttgcattgatttaaaacatgttcttttagctcacagaagtttctcattatccacctattgaagtctgattccgtcatttcgtcacactcattctccgtccagctttgttcccttgctggtgaggagttttgatcctttgtaggaggcgaggtgttttggtttcaggtgtttacctcctttttgcgctggtttctttccatctttgtggatttatccacctgtcgtctgagtagttgctggcttttcgattgggtctctgagtgtacgcccagattgttgatgctgaagtatttctattacttagttttccttctagcagtctagcccctctgccttatgactgctgaggtccactccagtccctgctgctgtgggcttcgccctgctgctgtggactctgccctgttggggagtctctctgttgtggcgggttgtcttggcaatggcaggttgcGTCAGCAATGgtcatgtacctcagtaggggcagaatgcctcagtagttgtggacacccctcccccacagagcttcaccgtcctggattcagctgtgcctgcagtgaaa
Encoded here:
- the LOC118153769 gene encoding uncharacterized protein LOC118153769; its protein translation is MVNSCCGSVCSDQGCGLENCCHPSCCQTTCCRPSCCVSSCCRPSCCVSSCCRPQCCQTTCCRTTCCRPSCCVSSCCRPSCCVSSCCRPSCCVSSCCRPQCCQTTCCRTTCCRPSCCVSTCCRPSCCVPTCCRPSCCVSSCCRPQCCQTTCCRTTCCRPSCCVSSCCRPSCCVSSCCRPSCCVSSCCRPSCCVSSCCRPQCCQSLC